A window of the Paralichthys olivaceus isolate ysfri-2021 chromosome 5, ASM2471397v2, whole genome shotgun sequence genome harbors these coding sequences:
- the LOC109639515 gene encoding trinucleotide repeat-containing gene 6A protein isoform X2, translating into MAPIRDSVSHSPNQTGLEHPVLDSQYEPSPWSSGSPCSSDSNSNWGKVLVDGSTDKPNIPSSTNSSVWPPSSSSFSCSSSSSSSGCGSGSDPELASECMDAESSSSIGSEKNLSAVAVTTVMMMSANASSSVSSTASSPSSVTSAMMVGVSVNGDSNGNSRQVIGGGMGTISPANNGNNNITGSSHYSVAGSSSIGSNNMGNHNIKLVNSSGVWGTQSGSNMITTGGSTPCINGGLNPNTLNPNANHGAWPQNPTPSPGSLGQRPPQAQGISSKLGIAPQQGPLLGWGGMAAPDNSSMMEVTDVSNGTASSNSGNGGLQSTNLNTESNGPNNTIMMNTTTTTTNATMTSSPPNSTASPQLSGDCSWGSIGGGNGGPMANGNPSSAPQNPQGELGVAGAFGTPWGATTYPGDKGPPNADTVNPQNPALMQAGNPQISSTAAYKSNNNHNNTGAPRWDQGPANNPNQPQSNLSWGVGSNQIPGSAGPGNGNQTTMGPPAGIPRPWGSSASSSSSTSSSSSTSNNKMSNGEWGSAAPGNTTDAGNQKGSSANNGWKSLEDDAIGMGGGAGGSHGLGSVTGGWGRSGGSEGSGESSGGQSSSDRDGTLSKVGNRRKGTNSPTAVSAPSRADVDPRVLSNTGWGQTPVRQNTTWDVNSPINIQPQGPRRDDRKHSSSGSNWGTAGPSAPSQNSGGWGGRPNSSGQDAGGSGWGDQRPNSSWDSKVSASGGGGQSGWNDGSSYKGSNTNSNTWSNNFNKDDRSNTWTNAPKAQQGWGSNSGNGTEGWGSSGDGVRGGPNNQWGEPQKGAGSVGWDSDSDRSGSGCWSDPSRTNTSSSNTWVGSGGSNTPDQSASNQGSNWSESAHKPNSQSQSQGQGWGEPMKNNHGAQNWGEPNPKPSNEWGKGPEPHMSRSNHGSNKPSGWLGGPIPTGGQKEEVATGWEEPSPESIRRRMEIDDGTAAWGDPGKKSGGSVNMWNRTSQSDQESKGQSSQHQSHPAHNSMHPPQPMHPPAQENNCTSGWGEPYPKQKESSTWREPAAAPPPPVSVDNGTSAWGKPIDSSSTWEKPSRDSRDSGPGWGGHHKSAPGPKPMETWCGEDGSMGNSWDQEEEVEIGMWSNSQQDNRSHDQNTWNYKQKAPNKMNKPVNKQDEPWMKPFMNQFSSMNFPRDSPDDSMKTGVGMVQDKRMDMGNMGDYNGVMGKNPGSRHQLHKESPMDRNPYYDKNVNPMMGGSSVAQGRGGPQSQIPPQPNLRNQVPPPILPSQVPPSLLKYPGGNGGLNPLFGPQQVAVLNQLSQLNQLSQLNQINQLQRLLLQQQQQQQQQQKAQSQRAMPVGRQPEQTRPIGSSPSMMQPPRHLDPSLLKQAPPHKPYLDNYMSHNTPDMQKDAASLGSFSNFPLSLNSNLNVSLDMGVSGGSSGGGAVSYKEPPQSRMKKLWATDPLEQNSKSGAMSSGLRLEDSPFYDFLSPGPSPLSPPGQSMGSVGDGWPPRANSPPPHGNTVTWPPEFRPGEPWKGYPNIDPETDPYVTPGSVINNLSINTVRDTDHLRDRNNGPSSSLNTTMPSNSAWSSIRASSHSGSLTSTAQSTSARSSESKWSPGGGSVSNSSLAHELWKVPLPPKALSVAPPSRPPPGLTSQKPSPASSGWDASSLRLGGWGSTESRYTPGSSWGDSSSSSVRTQWLVLKNLTPQIDGSTLRTLCMQHGPLITFHLNLPHGNAVVCYSSKDEAAKAQKSLHMCVLGNTTILAEFASEEEINRFFAQGQSLATPSSGWQAIGSSQTRMDQSHPFPSRAPEPNQWNSSDLHSSSLWGGPNYSSSLWGSPSGTEAGRISSPSPISSFLPVDHLTGGGDSM; encoded by the exons ATGGCTCCCATACGGGATTCCGTCAGCCACTCCCCTAATCAAACAG GTCTGGAGCATCCTGTCTTGGACTCGCAGTATGAGCCTTCCCCTTGGTCCTCTGGCTCTCCCTGCAGCAGTGATAGCAACAGCAACTGGGGCAAAGTCCTAGTGGACGGAAGTACTGACAAACCCAACATCCCCTCTTCAACCAACTCTTCTGTCTggcctccctcctcttcctctttctcttgctcttcttcttcttcctcttctggtTGTGGGTCAGGATCAGACCCTGAGCTGGCATCAGAATGCATGGACGCTGAGTCTAGCTCCTCAATTGGCTCAGAGAAAAACCTCTCCGCTGTTGCCGTGacaacagtgatgatgatgtcagcaaatgcttcctcctctgtgtcttctacgGCTTCTTCCCCCTCTTCGGTGACATCTGCTATGATGGTCGGCGTTTCTGTGAATGGAGACAGCAACGGAAACAGTCGGCAGGTtattggtggagggatgggaacCATCAGCCCTGCAAATAATGGAAATAACAATATCACAGGGTCCTCCCACTACTCCGTGGCTGGGTCCAGCAGTATTGGCAGCAATAACATGGGTAACCACAACATCAAGCTCGTCAACAGCAGTGGTGTATGGGGCACCCAGTCAGGCAGCAACATGATAACCACAGGTGGAAGCACCCCCTGCATCAATGGAGGGTTAAACCCAAACACTTTAAACCCAAATGCCAACCACGGTGCCTGGCCCCAGAATCCAACCCCAAGCCCAGGGTCCCTGGGCCAACGGCCTCCACAGGCTCAGGGGATAAGTTCCAAACTGGGTATAGCCCCCCAACAGGGCCCCTTGCTGGGCTGGGGTGGCATGGCAGCTCCAGACAACAGCAGTATGATGGAAGTCACTGATGTGAGTAATGGTACAGCAAGCAGCAACAGTGGAAATGGTGGCCTGCAGTCTACCAACCTTAACACTGAATCCAATGGACCAAATAACACTATTATGAtgaatactactactactactactaatgccACAATGACCTCTAGTCCACCAAACTCTACCGCCTCACCCCAACTCAGTGGGGATTGTTCCTGGGGTTCCATTGGAGGAGGGAATGGTGGTCCGATGGCCAATGGAAATCCCTCATCAGCCCCCCAGAACCCCCAAGGAGAGCTGGGGGTTGCTGGGGCCTTCGGTACGCCTTGGGGCGCAACTACCTACCCTGGAGACAAGGGCCCCCCAAATGCAGACACTGTGAACCCACAAAACCCTGCCTTAATGCAGGCTGGAAACCCCCAAATCTCCTCTACTGCTGCTTACAAGAGTAATAATAACCACAATAACACTGGGGCCCCGCGCTGGGACCAGGGGCCTGCCAATAATCCTAACCAGCCTCAGAGCAACTTGTCCTGGGGTGTCGGCTCAAATCAAATCCCAGGCTCTGCAGGCCCAGGCAATGGGAACCAAACTACGATGGGCCCTCCAGCAGGGATACCTCGTCCTTGGGGGAGCAGCGCATCATCTTCGTCCTCAACCTCATCGTCCTCTTCCACATCAAACAACAAGATGTCAAATGGAGAATGGGGATCAGCAGCTCCAGGTAACACCACAGATGCTGGAAATCAGAAAGGAAGCTCAGCCAACAATGGCTGGAAGAGCCTAGAGGATGACGCCATTGGCATGGGAGGTGGAGCAGGTGGAAGCCATGGCCTAGGGAGTGTCACTGGAGGCTGGGGTCGCTCTGGAGGAAGTGAGGGAAGTGGAGAAAGCTCTGGAGGTCAATCTAGCTCAGACAGAGATGGCACTCTGTCAAAAGTAGGAAACCGCAGAAAAGGTACCAATTCTCCAACAGCAGTATCAGCCCCGTCCCGGGCTGATGTGGACCCACGGGTTCTGTCCAACACTGGGTGGGGTCAGACTCCCGTACGGCAAAACACCACCTGGGATGTCAATTCTCCAATTAACATTCAGCCCCAGGGTCCAAGACGAGATGACAGAAAGCACAGTAGTAGTGGCTCCAACTGGGGTACAGCAGGACCGTCAGCTCCTTCCCAGAACTCTGGAG GCTGGGGTGGTCGTCCGAACAGCTCAGGTCAGGATGCAGGAGGTTCTGGCTGGGGAGACCAGAGACCAAACTCCAGTTGGGACAGCAAAGTCTCAGCGAGTGGAGGTGGTGGGCAGAGTGGCTGGAATGATGGTTCCAGCTACAAGGGTAGCAACACCAATAGTAACACATGGAGCAACAACTTTAACAAAGATGACAG gtCCAATACCTGGACTAATGCGCCCAAAGCGCAGCAGGGCTGGGGTTCCAACAGTGGGAATGGAACTGAAGGGTGGGGTAGCAGTGGAGATGGTGTCAGAGGAGGACCCAACAATCAATGGGGGGAGCCCCAAAAAGGTGCTGGCTCAGTGGGCTGGGACAGCGACAGCGACCGGTCTGGCTCTGGATGTTGGAGCGATCCAAGCCGAaccaacaccagcagcagcaacacctGGGTCGGGAGTGGAGGATCAAATACTCCAGATCAGAGCGCGTCAAACCAAGGTTCCAACTGGAGTGAATCAGCCCACAAACCCAATTCTCAGAGCCAGAGCCAGGGCCAGGGCTGGGGTGAGCCAATGAAGAACAACCACGGGGCCCAGAACTGGGGTGAGCCGAATCCTAAGCCCTCCAACGAGTGGGGGAAAGGTCCCGAACCACACATGTCCAGAAGCAACCATGGCTCTAACAAGCCCTCAG GCTGGCTGGGAGGCCCCATACCCACAGGAGGTCAGAAGGAGGAAGTGGCTACTGGGTGGGAAGAGCCTTCTCCAGAATCCATACGGCGCCGAATGGAGATCGATGATGGCACCGCAGCTTGGGGAGATCCTG GCAAAAAAAGTGGTGGATCTGTCAACATGTGGAACAGGACCAGCCAATCAGACCAGGAAAGCAAGGGTCAGTCCTCTCAGCACCAGTCTCATCCAGCACACAACTCCATGCATCCTCCTCAGCCCATGCATCCTCCTGCACAGGAGAATAACTGCACTTCTG gttGGGGTGAGCCATATCCCAAGCAGAAGGAGTCCTCAACATGGAGGGAGCCTGCCGCTGCGCCGCCACCGCCTGTTTCGGTGGACAACGGGACGTCTGCCTGGGGGAAGCCCATCGACAGCAGCTCCACTTGGGAAAAACCCAGCAGGGACAGCAGAGACTCTGGGCCTGGCTGGGGTGGCCACCATAAGTCTG CTCCAGGTCCCAAGCCCATGGAGACATGGTGTGGTGAGGACGGGTCCATGGGCAATAGCTGGGACCaggaagaagaggtggagaTTGGCATGTGGAGCAACAGCCAACAGGACAACAGGTCCCATGACCAAAACACCTGGAACTACAAGCAAAAAGCCCCAAACAAG ATGAACAAACCAGTCAACAAACAGGATGAACCCTGGATGAAACCTTTCATGAACCAGTTCAGCAGCATGAACTTTCCT AGAGACTCTCCCGACGACTCCATGAAGACAGGAGTGGGGATGGTGCAGGACAAGCGCATGGACATGGGCAATATGGGAGACTACAACGGAGTTATGGGGAAGAACCCTGGGTCTAGACACCAGCTCCACAAGGAGTCTCCCATGGATCGCAACCCTTACTATGACAAG AATGTAAACCCAATGATGGGTGGCAGCAGCGTAGCACAGGGCCGAGGTGGCCCCCAGTCCCAGATCCCCCCCCAACCCAACCTTCGTAACCAAGTGCCTCCACCCATCCTGCCCTCTCAG GTCCCTCCATCCCTGTTGAAGTACCCAGGAGGTAACGGAGGCCTGAACCCTCTGTTCGGACCTCAGCAGGTGGCTGTGCTCAACCAACTCTCCCAGCTCAACCAGCTGTCGCAGCTCAACCAGATCAACCAGTTACAG cgtcttctcctccagcagcagcagcagcaacagcagcaacagaagGCTCAGAGCCAGAGAGCAATGCCCGTGGGACGACAGCCTGAACAG ACACGTCCTATTGGTTCGTCTCCATCAATGATGCAGCCTCCACGTCACCTGGACCCCTCTTTGCTAAAACAGGCCCCACCTCACAAACCGTACCTGGATAACTACATGTCCCACAATACACCTGATATGCAGAAGGATGCTGCCTCTCTTGGATCCTTCAGCAACTTCCCTTTAA GCTTGAACTCTAACCTGAATGTATCCCTGGACATGGGTGTTAGTGGCGGTAGTAGTGGCGGCGGAGCTGTGAGCTACAAAGAGCCGCCCCAGTCCAGAATGAAGAAACTGTGGGCTACTGACCCTCTGGAGCAGAACAGCAAATCTG GTGCTATGTCGTCTGGGCTGCGTCTGGAGGACTCTCCCTTCTATGACTTCCTGTCTCCTGGCCCGTCTCCCCTGAGTCCTCCCGGCCAATCAATGGGCTCGGTGGGCGACGGCTGGCCGCCCCGTGCCAACTCCCCCCCGCCCCATGGAAACACTGTCACCTGGCCCCCAG agttcCGGCCCGGGGAGCCCTGGAAAGGTTACCCTAACATTGACCCTGAGACTGACCCCTACGTGACCCCCGGCAGTGTCATCAACAACCTCTCCATCAACACCGTCCGTGACACAGACCACCTCAGGGACAGGAACAACG GGCCATCCTCATCACTGAACACCACGATGCCTTCTAACAGTGCCTGGTCATCCATTCGTGCCTCCAGCCACAGCGGTTCCCTCACCAGTACAGCACAAAGCACTTCAG CCAGATCCAGCGAGTCAAAGTGGTCTCCCGGTGGCGGTTCTGTGTCCAACTCCTCCCTAGCCCATGAGCTGTGGAAGGTCCCCCTGCCACCCAAGGCGTTGTCCGTGGCACCCCCCTCCAGACCTCCACCTGGCCTCACCAGCCAGAAGCCCAGTCCTGCTTCCTCTGGCTGGGATGCCTCTTCCCTGAGGTTGGGGGGTTGGGGCTCCACTGAGTCCAGATACACACCTG GTTCCAGTTGgggtgacagcagcagcagctcagtgagaaCCCAATGGCTTGTTCTGAAAAATCTCACACCTCAG ATTGACGGCTCTACCCTGAGGACCTTGTGCATGCAGCACGGCCCTCTGATCACATTCCACCTCAACCTGCCACATGGTAACGCTGTGGTATGCTACAGCTCCAAGGACGAGGCCGCCAAGGCCCAGAAGAGCCTGCACAT GTGTGTTTTGGGGAACACTACCATTCTGGCTGAGTTTGCCAGCGAGGAGGAAATCAACCGTTTCTTTGCACAAGGGCAGTCATTGGCCACTCCCTCCTCCGGCTGGCAGGCCATCGGCTCCTCTCAGACCAGAATGGATCAGTCTCACCCCTTTCCCAGCCGCGCTCCTGAACCGAACCAGTGGAACAGCAGCGATCTACACAGCTCCTCCCTCTGGGGCGGGCCCAACTATTCCAGTAGCCTGTGGGGGAGCCCCAGTGGCACCGAGGCAGGGAGGATCAGCAGCCCTTCTCCAATCAGCTCCTTCCTCCCGGTGGATCACCTGACAGGGGGTGGGGACTCCATGTGA
- the LOC109639515 gene encoding trinucleotide repeat-containing gene 6A protein isoform X3: MDAESSSSIGSEKNLSAVAVTTVMMMSANASSSVSSTASSPSSVTSAMMVGVSVNGDSNGNSRQVIGGGMGTISPANNGNNNITGSSHYSVAGSSSIGSNNMGNHNIKLVNSSGVWGTQSGSNMITTGGSTPCINGGLNPNTLNPNANHGAWPQNPTPSPGSLGQRPPQAQGISSKLGIAPQQGPLLGWGGMAAPDNSSMMEVTDVSNGTASSNSGNGGLQSTNLNTESNGPNNTIMMNTTTTTTNATMTSSPPNSTASPQLSGDCSWGSIGGGNGGPMANGNPSSAPQNPQGELGVAGAFGTPWGATTYPGDKGPPNADTVNPQNPALMQAGNPQISSTAAYKSNNNHNNTGAPRWDQGPANNPNQPQSNLSWGVGSNQIPGSAGPGNGNQTTMGPPAGIPRPWGSSASSSSSTSSSSSTSNNKMSNGEWGSAAPGNTTDAGNQKGSSANNGWKSLEDDAIGMGGGAGGSHGLGSVTGGWGRSGGSEGSGESSGGQSSSDRDGTLSKVGNRRKGTNSPTAVSAPSRADVDPRVLSNTGWGQTPVRQNTTWDVNSPINIQPQGPRRDDRKHSSSGSNWGTAGPSAPSQNSGGWGGRPNSSGQDAGGSGWGDQRPNSSWDSKVSASGGGGQSGWNDGSSYKGSNTNSNTWSNNFNKDDRSNTWTNAPKAQQGWGSNSGNGTEGWGSSGDGVRGGPNNQWGEPQKGAGSVGWDSDSDRSGSGCWSDPSRTNTSSSNTWVGSGGSNTPDQSASNQGSNWSESAHKPNSQSQSQGQGWGEPMKNNHGAQNWGEPNPKPSNEWGKGPEPHMSRSNHGSNKPSGWLGGPIPTGGQKEEVATGWEEPSPESIRRRMEIDDGTAAWGDPGKKSGGSVNMWNRTSQSDQESKGQSSQHQSHPAHNSMHPPQPMHPPAQENNCTSGWGEPYPKQKESSTWREPAAAPPPPVSVDNGTSAWGKPIDSSSTWEKPSRDSRDSGPGWGGHHKSAPGPKPMETWCGEDGSMGNSWDQEEEVEIGMWSNSQQDNRSHDQNTWNYKQKAPNKMNKPVNKQDEPWMKPFMNQFSSMNFPRDSPDDSMKTGVGMVQDKRMDMGNMGDYNGVMGKNPGSRHQLHKESPMDRNPYYDKLSAPPSAYDSLASDERSSYQSMSYCPSNSAQPVPCLNSESPARCSPGPARQNVNPMMGGSSVAQGRGGPQSQIPPQPNLRNQVPPPILPSQVPPSLLKYPGGNGGLNPLFGPQQVAVLNQLSQLNQLSQLNQINQLQRLLLQQQQQQQQQQKAQSQRAMPVGRQPEQTRPIGSSPSMMQPPRHLDPSLLKQAPPHKPYLDNYMSHNTPDMQKDAASLGSFSNFPLSLNSNLNVSLDMGVSGGSSGGGAVSYKEPPQSRMKKLWATDPLEQNSKSGAMSSGLRLEDSPFYDFLSPGPSPLSPPGQSMGSVGDGWPPRANSPPPHGNTVTWPPEFRPGEPWKGYPNIDPETDPYVTPGSVINNLSINTVRDTDHLRDRNNGPSSSLNTTMPSNSAWSSIRASSHSGSLTSTAQSTSARSSESKWSPGGGSVSNSSLAHELWKVPLPPKALSVAPPSRPPPGLTSQKPSPASSGWDASSLRLGGWGSTESRYTPGSSWGDSSSSSVRTQWLVLKNLTPQIDGSTLRTLCMQHGPLITFHLNLPHGNAVVCYSSKDEAAKAQKSLHMCVLGNTTILAEFASEEEINRFFAQGQSLATPSSGWQAIGSSQTRMDQSHPFPSRAPEPNQWNSSDLHSSSLWGGPNYSSSLWGSPSGTEAGRISSPSPISSFLPVDHLTGGGDSM; the protein is encoded by the exons ATGGACGCTGAGTCTAGCTCCTCAATTGGCTCAGAGAAAAACCTCTCCGCTGTTGCCGTGacaacagtgatgatgatgtcagcaaatgcttcctcctctgtgtcttctacgGCTTCTTCCCCCTCTTCGGTGACATCTGCTATGATGGTCGGCGTTTCTGTGAATGGAGACAGCAACGGAAACAGTCGGCAGGTtattggtggagggatgggaacCATCAGCCCTGCAAATAATGGAAATAACAATATCACAGGGTCCTCCCACTACTCCGTGGCTGGGTCCAGCAGTATTGGCAGCAATAACATGGGTAACCACAACATCAAGCTCGTCAACAGCAGTGGTGTATGGGGCACCCAGTCAGGCAGCAACATGATAACCACAGGTGGAAGCACCCCCTGCATCAATGGAGGGTTAAACCCAAACACTTTAAACCCAAATGCCAACCACGGTGCCTGGCCCCAGAATCCAACCCCAAGCCCAGGGTCCCTGGGCCAACGGCCTCCACAGGCTCAGGGGATAAGTTCCAAACTGGGTATAGCCCCCCAACAGGGCCCCTTGCTGGGCTGGGGTGGCATGGCAGCTCCAGACAACAGCAGTATGATGGAAGTCACTGATGTGAGTAATGGTACAGCAAGCAGCAACAGTGGAAATGGTGGCCTGCAGTCTACCAACCTTAACACTGAATCCAATGGACCAAATAACACTATTATGAtgaatactactactactactactaatgccACAATGACCTCTAGTCCACCAAACTCTACCGCCTCACCCCAACTCAGTGGGGATTGTTCCTGGGGTTCCATTGGAGGAGGGAATGGTGGTCCGATGGCCAATGGAAATCCCTCATCAGCCCCCCAGAACCCCCAAGGAGAGCTGGGGGTTGCTGGGGCCTTCGGTACGCCTTGGGGCGCAACTACCTACCCTGGAGACAAGGGCCCCCCAAATGCAGACACTGTGAACCCACAAAACCCTGCCTTAATGCAGGCTGGAAACCCCCAAATCTCCTCTACTGCTGCTTACAAGAGTAATAATAACCACAATAACACTGGGGCCCCGCGCTGGGACCAGGGGCCTGCCAATAATCCTAACCAGCCTCAGAGCAACTTGTCCTGGGGTGTCGGCTCAAATCAAATCCCAGGCTCTGCAGGCCCAGGCAATGGGAACCAAACTACGATGGGCCCTCCAGCAGGGATACCTCGTCCTTGGGGGAGCAGCGCATCATCTTCGTCCTCAACCTCATCGTCCTCTTCCACATCAAACAACAAGATGTCAAATGGAGAATGGGGATCAGCAGCTCCAGGTAACACCACAGATGCTGGAAATCAGAAAGGAAGCTCAGCCAACAATGGCTGGAAGAGCCTAGAGGATGACGCCATTGGCATGGGAGGTGGAGCAGGTGGAAGCCATGGCCTAGGGAGTGTCACTGGAGGCTGGGGTCGCTCTGGAGGAAGTGAGGGAAGTGGAGAAAGCTCTGGAGGTCAATCTAGCTCAGACAGAGATGGCACTCTGTCAAAAGTAGGAAACCGCAGAAAAGGTACCAATTCTCCAACAGCAGTATCAGCCCCGTCCCGGGCTGATGTGGACCCACGGGTTCTGTCCAACACTGGGTGGGGTCAGACTCCCGTACGGCAAAACACCACCTGGGATGTCAATTCTCCAATTAACATTCAGCCCCAGGGTCCAAGACGAGATGACAGAAAGCACAGTAGTAGTGGCTCCAACTGGGGTACAGCAGGACCGTCAGCTCCTTCCCAGAACTCTGGAG GCTGGGGTGGTCGTCCGAACAGCTCAGGTCAGGATGCAGGAGGTTCTGGCTGGGGAGACCAGAGACCAAACTCCAGTTGGGACAGCAAAGTCTCAGCGAGTGGAGGTGGTGGGCAGAGTGGCTGGAATGATGGTTCCAGCTACAAGGGTAGCAACACCAATAGTAACACATGGAGCAACAACTTTAACAAAGATGACAG gtCCAATACCTGGACTAATGCGCCCAAAGCGCAGCAGGGCTGGGGTTCCAACAGTGGGAATGGAACTGAAGGGTGGGGTAGCAGTGGAGATGGTGTCAGAGGAGGACCCAACAATCAATGGGGGGAGCCCCAAAAAGGTGCTGGCTCAGTGGGCTGGGACAGCGACAGCGACCGGTCTGGCTCTGGATGTTGGAGCGATCCAAGCCGAaccaacaccagcagcagcaacacctGGGTCGGGAGTGGAGGATCAAATACTCCAGATCAGAGCGCGTCAAACCAAGGTTCCAACTGGAGTGAATCAGCCCACAAACCCAATTCTCAGAGCCAGAGCCAGGGCCAGGGCTGGGGTGAGCCAATGAAGAACAACCACGGGGCCCAGAACTGGGGTGAGCCGAATCCTAAGCCCTCCAACGAGTGGGGGAAAGGTCCCGAACCACACATGTCCAGAAGCAACCATGGCTCTAACAAGCCCTCAG GCTGGCTGGGAGGCCCCATACCCACAGGAGGTCAGAAGGAGGAAGTGGCTACTGGGTGGGAAGAGCCTTCTCCAGAATCCATACGGCGCCGAATGGAGATCGATGATGGCACCGCAGCTTGGGGAGATCCTG GCAAAAAAAGTGGTGGATCTGTCAACATGTGGAACAGGACCAGCCAATCAGACCAGGAAAGCAAGGGTCAGTCCTCTCAGCACCAGTCTCATCCAGCACACAACTCCATGCATCCTCCTCAGCCCATGCATCCTCCTGCACAGGAGAATAACTGCACTTCTG gttGGGGTGAGCCATATCCCAAGCAGAAGGAGTCCTCAACATGGAGGGAGCCTGCCGCTGCGCCGCCACCGCCTGTTTCGGTGGACAACGGGACGTCTGCCTGGGGGAAGCCCATCGACAGCAGCTCCACTTGGGAAAAACCCAGCAGGGACAGCAGAGACTCTGGGCCTGGCTGGGGTGGCCACCATAAGTCTG CTCCAGGTCCCAAGCCCATGGAGACATGGTGTGGTGAGGACGGGTCCATGGGCAATAGCTGGGACCaggaagaagaggtggagaTTGGCATGTGGAGCAACAGCCAACAGGACAACAGGTCCCATGACCAAAACACCTGGAACTACAAGCAAAAAGCCCCAAACAAG ATGAACAAACCAGTCAACAAACAGGATGAACCCTGGATGAAACCTTTCATGAACCAGTTCAGCAGCATGAACTTTCCT AGAGACTCTCCCGACGACTCCATGAAGACAGGAGTGGGGATGGTGCAGGACAAGCGCATGGACATGGGCAATATGGGAGACTACAACGGAGTTATGGGGAAGAACCCTGGGTCTAGACACCAGCTCCACAAGGAGTCTCCCATGGATCGCAACCCTTACTATGACAAG CTATCCGCTCCCCCCTCTGCTTATGATAGTCTGGCTTCTGATGAGCGCTCCTCCTATCAAAGCATGAGCTATTGCCCTTCCAATTCTGCTCAGCCTGTCCCCTGTCTCAACTCTGAGTCTCCTGCCCGCTGTAGTCCTGGGCCTGCTCGTCAG AATGTAAACCCAATGATGGGTGGCAGCAGCGTAGCACAGGGCCGAGGTGGCCCCCAGTCCCAGATCCCCCCCCAACCCAACCTTCGTAACCAAGTGCCTCCACCCATCCTGCCCTCTCAG GTCCCTCCATCCCTGTTGAAGTACCCAGGAGGTAACGGAGGCCTGAACCCTCTGTTCGGACCTCAGCAGGTGGCTGTGCTCAACCAACTCTCCCAGCTCAACCAGCTGTCGCAGCTCAACCAGATCAACCAGTTACAG cgtcttctcctccagcagcagcagcagcaacagcagcaacagaagGCTCAGAGCCAGAGAGCAATGCCCGTGGGACGACAGCCTGAACAG ACACGTCCTATTGGTTCGTCTCCATCAATGATGCAGCCTCCACGTCACCTGGACCCCTCTTTGCTAAAACAGGCCCCACCTCACAAACCGTACCTGGATAACTACATGTCCCACAATACACCTGATATGCAGAAGGATGCTGCCTCTCTTGGATCCTTCAGCAACTTCCCTTTAA GCTTGAACTCTAACCTGAATGTATCCCTGGACATGGGTGTTAGTGGCGGTAGTAGTGGCGGCGGAGCTGTGAGCTACAAAGAGCCGCCCCAGTCCAGAATGAAGAAACTGTGGGCTACTGACCCTCTGGAGCAGAACAGCAAATCTG GTGCTATGTCGTCTGGGCTGCGTCTGGAGGACTCTCCCTTCTATGACTTCCTGTCTCCTGGCCCGTCTCCCCTGAGTCCTCCCGGCCAATCAATGGGCTCGGTGGGCGACGGCTGGCCGCCCCGTGCCAACTCCCCCCCGCCCCATGGAAACACTGTCACCTGGCCCCCAG agttcCGGCCCGGGGAGCCCTGGAAAGGTTACCCTAACATTGACCCTGAGACTGACCCCTACGTGACCCCCGGCAGTGTCATCAACAACCTCTCCATCAACACCGTCCGTGACACAGACCACCTCAGGGACAGGAACAACG GGCCATCCTCATCACTGAACACCACGATGCCTTCTAACAGTGCCTGGTCATCCATTCGTGCCTCCAGCCACAGCGGTTCCCTCACCAGTACAGCACAAAGCACTTCAG CCAGATCCAGCGAGTCAAAGTGGTCTCCCGGTGGCGGTTCTGTGTCCAACTCCTCCCTAGCCCATGAGCTGTGGAAGGTCCCCCTGCCACCCAAGGCGTTGTCCGTGGCACCCCCCTCCAGACCTCCACCTGGCCTCACCAGCCAGAAGCCCAGTCCTGCTTCCTCTGGCTGGGATGCCTCTTCCCTGAGGTTGGGGGGTTGGGGCTCCACTGAGTCCAGATACACACCTG GTTCCAGTTGgggtgacagcagcagcagctcagtgagaaCCCAATGGCTTGTTCTGAAAAATCTCACACCTCAG ATTGACGGCTCTACCCTGAGGACCTTGTGCATGCAGCACGGCCCTCTGATCACATTCCACCTCAACCTGCCACATGGTAACGCTGTGGTATGCTACAGCTCCAAGGACGAGGCCGCCAAGGCCCAGAAGAGCCTGCACAT GTGTGTTTTGGGGAACACTACCATTCTGGCTGAGTTTGCCAGCGAGGAGGAAATCAACCGTTTCTTTGCACAAGGGCAGTCATTGGCCACTCCCTCCTCCGGCTGGCAGGCCATCGGCTCCTCTCAGACCAGAATGGATCAGTCTCACCCCTTTCCCAGCCGCGCTCCTGAACCGAACCAGTGGAACAGCAGCGATCTACACAGCTCCTCCCTCTGGGGCGGGCCCAACTATTCCAGTAGCCTGTGGGGGAGCCCCAGTGGCACCGAGGCAGGGAGGATCAGCAGCCCTTCTCCAATCAGCTCCTTCCTCCCGGTGGATCACCTGACAGGGGGTGGGGACTCCATGTGA